The following coding sequences lie in one Scatophagus argus isolate fScaArg1 chromosome 9, fScaArg1.pri, whole genome shotgun sequence genomic window:
- the sec61b gene encoding protein transport protein Sec61 subunit beta, translating into MPGPAASATNVGASSRSPSKTVAPRAAGSTVRQRKATSSGTRSGGRTTGSAGTGGMWRFYTEDSPGLKVGPVPVLVMSLLFIASVFMLHIWGKYTRS; encoded by the exons ATG CCTGGACCAGCAGCAAGTGCAACCAATGTTGGGGCCTCGAGCCGTTCCCCCAGCAAGACGGTGGCCCCCCGTGCAGCAGGCTCCACAGTCAGACAGAG GAAAGCCACCAGCAGCGGTACACGCAGTGGTGGTAGGACCACAGGATCGGCAGGCACTGGTGGCATGTGGCGCTTCTACACAGAAGATTCACCCGGCCTCAAAGT CGGCCCGGTGCCAGTGCTGGTGATGAGCCTACTCTTCATTGCTTCAGTGTTCATGTTGCACATCTGGGGGAAGTACACCCGCTCTTAA